The proteins below are encoded in one region of Microbispora sp. NBC_01189:
- the dnaK gene encoding molecular chaperone DnaK produces the protein MAKAVGIDLGTTNSVIATTEDAHPTVVPNAEGARTTPSVVAFTDQGEVLVGQMARRQAILNPKGTIYSAKRFIGRKFDEVQSEIKAVSFDVVPGPDGAVRFKVRDKLYAPEEISAFVLRKLASDAGKFLGEKVNEAVITVPAYFNDAQRQATKDAGKIAGLEVLRIINEPTAAALAYGLDKKGNETVLVFDLGGGTFDVSILDIGEGVIEVRATSGDTHLGGDDFDRRIVDHLADEFHQQQGIDLRRDPQALQRLFEAAEKAKVELSAVAQTQVSLPFITADATGPKHLNTTLMRSTFEQITHDLLERCRGPVEQAMADAKLTTNDLDEVILVGGSTRMPAVQQLVRRLAGKEPNMTVNPDEVVSVGAAVQAAIIKGELKDVVLLDVTPLSLGVETLGGVMTKIIDRNTTIPARRTETFSTADDNQSAVDVVILQGERERAADNRVLGRFRLENIRPAPRGAPQIEVTSDIDANGILNVSAKDKDTGAEQRITISESSNLDKSEIDRMIADAERHRTEDAQLRATIDARNELDSVAHQVERRLSELGEAVPVHEKARAEQLIMDARQAIKEEAPVDRLRGLTAELQQVYHGLGVAASAAQAQAQGPTQAGPGQAAAGPSDEDVIDAEFTSSE, from the coding sequence ATGGCCAAGGCGGTGGGCATCGACCTCGGCACGACGAACTCGGTCATCGCGACCACCGAGGACGCGCATCCGACGGTCGTCCCGAACGCCGAGGGGGCGCGCACGACTCCCTCGGTGGTGGCCTTCACGGATCAGGGCGAGGTGCTGGTGGGTCAGATGGCCAGACGCCAGGCGATCCTCAACCCGAAGGGCACGATCTACTCGGCCAAGCGCTTCATCGGGCGCAAGTTCGACGAGGTGCAGAGCGAGATCAAGGCGGTCTCGTTCGACGTCGTGCCTGGCCCGGACGGCGCCGTGCGGTTCAAGGTGCGCGACAAGCTGTACGCGCCGGAGGAGATCTCCGCCTTCGTGCTGCGCAAACTGGCCTCGGACGCCGGGAAGTTCCTGGGGGAGAAGGTCAACGAGGCCGTCATCACGGTACCCGCCTACTTCAACGACGCCCAGCGGCAGGCCACCAAGGACGCAGGCAAGATCGCCGGCCTGGAGGTCCTGCGGATCATCAACGAGCCGACCGCGGCGGCCCTGGCATACGGCCTGGACAAGAAGGGCAACGAGACCGTTCTCGTGTTCGACCTGGGCGGGGGCACGTTCGACGTCAGCATCCTCGACATCGGCGAGGGCGTCATCGAGGTCCGCGCCACCTCGGGCGACACTCACCTGGGCGGCGACGACTTCGACCGGCGCATCGTCGACCACCTGGCCGACGAGTTCCACCAGCAGCAGGGCATCGACCTGCGGCGCGATCCGCAGGCCCTCCAACGGCTGTTCGAGGCCGCGGAGAAGGCCAAGGTGGAGCTGTCGGCGGTCGCCCAGACGCAGGTCAGCCTGCCGTTCATCACGGCCGACGCGACCGGCCCCAAGCACCTGAACACGACACTCATGCGCTCGACCTTCGAGCAGATCACCCACGACCTGCTCGAACGCTGCCGGGGCCCGGTGGAGCAGGCCATGGCCGACGCGAAGCTGACGACGAACGACCTCGACGAGGTGATCCTCGTCGGCGGCTCCACCCGCATGCCGGCCGTGCAGCAACTCGTGCGGCGGCTGGCGGGCAAGGAACCGAACATGACGGTCAACCCGGACGAGGTCGTGTCCGTCGGCGCGGCCGTCCAGGCCGCCATCATCAAGGGCGAGCTGAAGGACGTCGTGCTGCTCGACGTCACTCCTCTGTCGCTCGGCGTCGAGACGCTCGGCGGCGTGATGACGAAGATCATTGACAGGAACACCACGATCCCGGCCCGCCGCACGGAGACGTTCAGCACGGCGGACGACAACCAGTCGGCCGTGGACGTGGTCATCCTGCAGGGCGAGCGCGAGCGGGCCGCCGACAACCGGGTGCTCGGCCGGTTCCGGCTGGAGAACATCCGGCCCGCGCCGCGCGGGGCGCCGCAGATCGAGGTCACGAGCGACATCGACGCCAACGGCATCCTGAACGTCTCCGCCAAGGACAAGGACACCGGCGCCGAGCAGCGCATCACGATCAGCGAGAGCTCCAACCTGGACAAGAGCGAGATCGACCGGATGATCGCCGACGCGGAGCGGCACCGCACCGAGGACGCGCAGCTTCGCGCCACGATCGACGCGCGCAACGAGCTGGACTCGGTCGCCCACCAGGTGGAACGCCGGCTGTCGGAGCTGGGCGAGGCCGTCCCGGTGCACGAGAAGGCGCGGGCCGAGCAGCTGATCATGGACGCGCGTCAGGCGATCAAGGAGGAGGCGCCCGTCGACCGGCTGCGCGGCCTGACCGCGGAGCTGCAGCAGGTCTACCACGGCCTCGGCGTGGCGGCGTCCGCCGCCCAGGCCCAGGCCCAGGGGCCGACTCAGGCCGGGCCCGGCCAGGCCGCCGCCGGCCCCTCGGACGAGGACGTCATCGACGCCGAGTTCACCAGCTCCGAATAG
- a CDS encoding general stress protein, which produces MSVPRTEKPHKAVLATYSGYDAAQHAVDVLARHDFPVAHVTIVGCDLRWEEKVLGRWGLGRALVTGAGTGGWIGLLIGLIFAIFSPWAGWAIGSSIVLGLIFGLVWGAISHVVQHRAFASMPAVVADHYDILVDPEFADEARRVLIDAREAAALR; this is translated from the coding sequence GTGAGCGTCCCGAGAACAGAAAAGCCCCACAAGGCGGTGCTGGCCACCTACAGCGGCTACGACGCGGCCCAGCACGCGGTGGACGTCCTGGCCCGCCACGACTTCCCGGTCGCACACGTCACCATCGTGGGCTGCGATCTGCGGTGGGAGGAGAAGGTACTCGGGCGATGGGGCCTCGGCAGGGCGCTCGTCACCGGCGCGGGTACCGGCGGCTGGATCGGTCTTCTCATCGGCTTGATATTCGCGATCTTCAGCCCGTGGGCCGGATGGGCCATCGGCTCCTCGATCGTGCTCGGGCTGATCTTCGGCCTCGTCTGGGGTGCGATCAGCCACGTGGTGCAGCACCGGGCGTTCGCCTCGATGCCTGCGGTCGTCGCCGACCACTACGACATCCTCGTGGACCCCGAATTCGCCGACGAGGCCCGGCGAGTGCTCATCGACGCTCGTGAGGCCGCTGCGCTCAGGTGA
- a CDS encoding alpha-galactosidase — translation MPTRYLWLGALVIALSADGVGVVLDLAGPRPPRVAYWGVCPGPLTGLPPAPGQDVVPSQGDGWFGRPVLSGRHDSGWRPSRFTLAEAVTVTGSRVEALAQDPDCGLDLITEIELTPQGVLRMRHTLVNTATSPYTLDRLACLMPLPAQAGEVLDFAGRWARERSPQRAPLRQGTWSRENRRGRTWFDAGPLVVGTPGFGFRTGEVWGVHIAWSGNHVQYVERLPEGDSVLAAGELLEPGEVRLGRGESYSTPWVYFAASDAGLDGLSRRFHAMLRARATHPGSARPVTMNTWEAVYFDHREDRLLALADAAAEVGAERFVVDDGWFRHRRSDDAGLGDWYVDETVWPDGLHKLVRRVREHGMQFGLWFEPEMANVDSDLVRAHPDWLLADPRRWPLPRRSQHTLDLAHPEVYAYLLERISSTVAEYGIDYIKWDHNRDLAEPVHEGVPGTHAQTEAVYRLLDELRARFPTLEIESCSSGGARADLGILERTDRVWGSDNIDPIERQHIQRWTSLLLPYELIGSHVGSSPSHLTGRVTTLGFRAATALFGHAGIEADITAWAPPERAALAEWIALYKELRPLLHTGEVVRADHPDPAAWVHGIVALDRSRAVYAYVQLETGVVERTAPMRLPGLDPDAEYVVEAIPGEVSGPLDRHPDWASSQVRLTGRALAAIGLPAPRFADRPGTAFLFHCLRV, via the coding sequence ATGCCTACCCGATACCTTTGGCTTGGAGCTCTGGTGATCGCTTTGTCCGCGGACGGCGTCGGTGTCGTCCTCGACCTCGCCGGCCCGCGCCCGCCGCGGGTGGCGTACTGGGGTGTCTGCCCGGGACCGCTCACCGGGCTTCCACCGGCGCCTGGCCAGGATGTGGTGCCCAGCCAGGGCGACGGCTGGTTCGGCCGACCGGTGCTGTCCGGGCGTCACGACAGCGGTTGGCGTCCGTCCCGGTTCACCTTGGCCGAGGCCGTCACCGTGACCGGAAGCCGGGTCGAGGCGCTTGCCCAGGACCCTGACTGTGGCCTGGACCTGATCACTGAGATCGAGCTGACGCCTCAGGGTGTGCTACGGATGCGGCACACGCTCGTCAACACCGCCACCTCGCCGTACACGCTGGACCGCCTGGCCTGCCTGATGCCGCTGCCCGCGCAGGCCGGCGAGGTGCTCGACTTCGCCGGCCGCTGGGCCAGGGAGCGGTCCCCGCAGCGGGCGCCGCTGCGCCAGGGCACCTGGTCACGAGAGAACCGCCGTGGCCGGACCTGGTTCGACGCCGGCCCGCTCGTCGTCGGCACACCGGGCTTCGGGTTTCGGACCGGCGAGGTGTGGGGGGTGCACATCGCCTGGAGCGGCAACCACGTCCAATACGTCGAGCGGCTCCCGGAGGGGGACAGCGTGCTCGCCGCCGGCGAGCTGCTCGAACCCGGCGAGGTACGGCTCGGCCGGGGGGAGTCGTACAGTACGCCGTGGGTGTACTTCGCGGCCTCCGACGCCGGTCTGGACGGGTTGAGCCGCCGGTTCCACGCCATGCTGCGCGCCCGGGCGACTCATCCGGGATCGGCGCGCCCGGTGACGATGAACACCTGGGAGGCGGTCTACTTCGACCACCGCGAGGACCGCCTGCTCGCGCTCGCCGACGCCGCGGCGGAGGTGGGGGCCGAGCGGTTCGTCGTCGACGACGGCTGGTTCCGCCACCGCAGGAGCGACGACGCGGGCCTGGGCGACTGGTACGTGGACGAGACCGTCTGGCCCGACGGCCTGCACAAACTGGTCCGGCGGGTGCGCGAGCACGGCATGCAGTTCGGGCTGTGGTTCGAACCCGAGATGGCCAACGTCGACTCCGATCTGGTCCGTGCCCATCCGGACTGGCTGCTGGCCGACCCGCGGCGGTGGCCGCTCCCCCGGCGCAGCCAGCACACTCTGGACCTGGCGCATCCCGAGGTGTACGCCTACCTGCTGGAACGGATCAGCAGCACGGTGGCCGAGTACGGCATCGACTACATCAAGTGGGATCACAACCGTGACCTGGCCGAGCCCGTGCACGAAGGCGTGCCCGGGACTCATGCGCAGACCGAGGCCGTCTACCGGCTGCTGGACGAGCTGCGCGCCCGGTTCCCCACCCTGGAAATCGAGTCGTGCTCCTCCGGCGGCGCCCGGGCCGATCTCGGCATTCTGGAGCGCACCGACCGTGTCTGGGGCTCGGACAACATCGACCCCATCGAACGCCAGCACATCCAGCGCTGGACCAGCCTGCTGCTGCCGTACGAGCTGATCGGCTCACACGTCGGCTCCTCCCCATCCCACCTCACAGGGCGCGTCACCACGCTCGGTTTCCGGGCTGCCACCGCTTTGTTCGGACATGCCGGGATCGAGGCCGACATCACCGCATGGGCCCCGCCCGAGCGGGCCGCGCTGGCCGAATGGATCGCCCTGTACAAGGAACTGCGCCCGCTGCTGCATACCGGCGAGGTGGTGCGGGCCGACCACCCCGACCCCGCCGCGTGGGTCCACGGCATCGTGGCCCTCGACCGGAGCCGGGCCGTGTACGCCTATGTGCAGCTGGAGACCGGCGTCGTGGAGCGGACGGCGCCGATGCGACTGCCCGGGCTCGACCCCGACGCCGAGTACGTCGTCGAGGCCATCCCCGGCGAGGTGTCCGGACCACTCGACCGTCATCCCGACTGGGCGTCGAGCCAGGTGCGGCTCACCGGCCGCGCCCTCGCCGCCATCGGCCTTCCCGCCCCACGGTTCGCCGACAGACCAGGCACCGCCTTCCTGTTTCATTGCCTCCGGGTCTGA
- a CDS encoding methyltransferase domain-containing protein, whose protein sequence is MRYPSCVVVALAVWGDDHVVMTSSPRPPHVGGRPDPTGGTTPLGGEPAPARGYLLDNARAEAGERFVWLAELFDGVTRGHFDRLGVGAGSRCWEVGAGGRSIPEALAAAVGPTGYVLATDIDPSWLKAGDGYEVRRHDVAADPPPEPGTFDLVHARLVLVHVPDRARALATMAAALRPGGWLLVEDADTALQPLACLDDSGPAQRRANRLRDAVRELLARRGADLRYGRTLPRALREAGLVDVAAAGSFPVGGPACDRLEAATIRHVRGELLAAGLADDAEIDAHLAAIHAGELDLTLAPLISAWGRRPAEHSPALG, encoded by the coding sequence GTGAGATATCCCTCTTGCGTCGTCGTGGCGCTGGCCGTCTGGGGAGATGACCATGTGGTGATGACCTCCTCGCCCCGCCCGCCGCACGTCGGTGGCCGACCGGATCCGACAGGCGGGACCACCCCGCTCGGTGGAGAGCCCGCTCCCGCCCGCGGGTACCTGCTGGACAACGCGCGCGCCGAGGCGGGCGAGCGATTCGTCTGGCTGGCCGAGCTGTTCGACGGTGTGACGCGGGGACACTTCGATCGGCTGGGGGTCGGGGCCGGCTCGCGCTGCTGGGAGGTGGGGGCCGGTGGCCGCAGTATCCCGGAGGCGCTCGCGGCGGCCGTCGGTCCGACCGGGTACGTGCTGGCCACGGACATCGACCCGTCGTGGCTGAAGGCGGGCGACGGTTACGAGGTGCGCCGGCACGACGTCGCCGCTGATCCGCCCCCGGAGCCGGGGACGTTCGATCTGGTGCACGCCCGGCTCGTGCTGGTCCACGTACCCGACCGGGCCCGGGCGTTGGCCACGATGGCGGCGGCGCTGCGGCCCGGCGGCTGGCTGCTGGTCGAGGACGCCGATACGGCTCTGCAGCCACTGGCATGCCTGGACGACAGCGGCCCGGCGCAGCGGCGGGCCAACCGGCTGCGCGACGCGGTCCGGGAGCTGCTGGCGCGCCGCGGCGCGGACCTGCGCTACGGCCGGACACTGCCGCGGGCACTGCGTGAGGCCGGCTTGGTGGACGTCGCCGCGGCGGGCTCTTTCCCGGTCGGCGGGCCGGCCTGCGACCGGCTGGAGGCGGCGACCATCCGGCACGTGCGCGGCGAGCTGCTCGCGGCCGGCCTGGCCGACGACGCCGAGATCGACGCGCACCTGGCCGCCATCCACGCGGGCGAGCTCGACCTGACACTCGCGCCGCTGATCTCGGCCTGGGGGCGCCGTCCAGCCGAGCACTCGCCGGCACTCGGTTAG
- a CDS encoding copper resistance CopC family protein, whose translation MKGKTASALLLLGLLCAVLGVFAAPALAHDTLRSSTPVSDAVVSGLDLIELEFNSHVRYPVVLLHDAAGQRLPSGTPRVRGAKVTVDVDEPLPSGSYTVVWRVVAADGSPIEGEIPFTVRSSSAPPPSAPVTSAPVTSAPVSSAPVSSAPVPSRTPVRAMGGTDEQGGLPGWTWAVLAGPALAGAGALLMWRRRKPADRVTSS comes from the coding sequence GTGAAAGGGAAAACAGCCAGTGCGCTTCTGCTCCTCGGCCTGCTGTGCGCCGTCCTTGGAGTGTTCGCCGCACCGGCGCTGGCGCACGACACCCTGCGATCGAGCACACCCGTCAGCGACGCTGTGGTCTCCGGCCTCGATCTCATCGAGCTGGAGTTCAACAGCCACGTGCGTTATCCCGTCGTGCTCCTGCACGACGCGGCCGGGCAGCGCCTTCCGTCCGGCACACCCCGAGTCCGGGGCGCCAAAGTGACCGTGGACGTCGACGAGCCGCTTCCCTCGGGAAGCTACACCGTCGTATGGCGCGTCGTCGCCGCCGATGGCAGCCCCATCGAAGGGGAGATCCCCTTCACCGTGCGTTCCTCGTCGGCTCCGCCGCCGAGCGCTCCCGTGACCAGCGCTCCCGTGACCAGCGCTCCGGTGTCCAGCGCTCCGGTGTCCAGCGCTCCGGTGCCGTCGCGTACGCCCGTTCGCGCGATGGGCGGGACGGACGAGCAGGGCGGCCTCCCCGGCTGGACATGGGCGGTTCTGGCAGGACCGGCACTCGCCGGGGCCGGGGCACTGCTGATGTGGCGGAGGAGGAAACCCGCTGACAGGGTCACCTCGTCCTGA
- a CDS encoding copper resistance CopC family protein — MKRPSLRVVFLFGISCLFAVVLAAPASAHDSLKKSTPAANSVVSGLDEIELEFSAHVSFPVVVLHDATGRRFESGTPRVSDSMVTEAVAGPLPPGGYTIAWRVVSSDGHPIQGEIPFVVGSSSAASAGGAAPAATPVAGADRPDRETGTPGWIWAVAAAVAVLGAAAVLVARGRKPATLPDNSEDRPSGHENGEGE, encoded by the coding sequence GTGAAGCGTCCCTCGCTCCGAGTGGTTTTCCTGTTCGGCATCTCGTGCCTCTTCGCGGTGGTGCTCGCTGCCCCCGCGTCCGCGCACGACAGCCTGAAGAAGAGCACACCCGCCGCGAACTCCGTCGTCTCCGGCCTCGACGAGATCGAGCTGGAGTTCAGCGCGCATGTCAGTTTTCCCGTGGTCGTCCTTCATGACGCGACCGGACGCCGCTTCGAGTCGGGGACTCCACGCGTCAGCGACTCCATGGTGACGGAAGCGGTCGCGGGCCCGCTTCCCCCGGGCGGCTACACCATCGCCTGGCGGGTCGTCTCCTCCGACGGCCACCCCATCCAGGGGGAGATTCCGTTCGTCGTCGGATCATCGTCGGCGGCATCGGCCGGAGGTGCGGCGCCGGCCGCCACCCCGGTGGCCGGAGCGGACCGCCCGGATCGGGAGACCGGCACACCGGGCTGGATCTGGGCGGTCGCGGCCGCGGTCGCGGTTCTCGGAGCAGCCGCCGTCCTGGTGGCGCGGGGCAGGAAACCGGCGACGCTCCCGGACAACTCGGAGGACCGCCCATCGGGCCACGAGAACGGTGAGGGCGAGTGA
- a CDS encoding MFS transporter, with product MRAALPLRLARSAAFTVVCVLLAVGAHWFAGGGAPTLPALLAGGAVVMTTATAMAGRERSPWVVIGLLLSAQVFLHELLGARSPSMETTAVAHSHRLGVSAGMLTAHVTAAVVTGWWLSRGEAALWSILRGIGTGAIHWLRAVLAVCHVFARLRPRPRLASYDLSREPRREAVLRHAVIRRGPPVLVFL from the coding sequence ATGCGCGCCGCCCTACCCCTGCGACTCGCGCGGTCGGCCGCCTTCACGGTCGTCTGCGTACTCCTCGCCGTAGGCGCGCACTGGTTCGCCGGCGGGGGCGCCCCGACTCTCCCCGCCCTTCTCGCGGGCGGAGCGGTCGTCATGACCACCGCCACGGCGATGGCGGGCCGGGAGAGGTCACCGTGGGTCGTCATCGGCCTGCTCCTGTCAGCCCAGGTCTTCCTGCACGAACTCCTCGGGGCGCGCTCGCCGTCGATGGAGACGACGGCCGTGGCGCACTCGCATCGGCTGGGAGTGAGCGCCGGGATGCTCACCGCGCATGTCACCGCGGCGGTGGTCACGGGGTGGTGGCTGTCGCGGGGCGAGGCGGCGCTGTGGTCGATCCTGCGCGGGATCGGCACGGGCGCGATCCACTGGCTCCGGGCCGTGCTCGCGGTGTGCCACGTCTTCGCCCGCCTACGCCCCCGCCCCCGGCTCGCGTCGTACGACCTGAGCCGCGAGCCTCGGCGCGAGGCCGTCCTGCGACACGCCGTCATCCGGCGCGGACCGCCGGTTCTCGTGTTCCTGTGA
- a CDS encoding MFS transporter yields the protein MTATLPFRAVRAAAFAAVSVALGVGAHAVGGGSVSALAVLVALFVAFLPAHALARRERTLAVILPALVASQAALHLLFSFAHTLEPVTDDSAMSGVHVHSGLVPGLGMLIMHGWAVALTAVWLARGEALLWALLRRLAIRLRIAFAAFPAPAYGAVVVPVIEHRVVARSVLLGHSVGRRGPPGTVRTVSA from the coding sequence ATGACAGCCACCCTGCCCTTCCGTGCCGTACGGGCCGCCGCGTTCGCCGCGGTCTCGGTGGCGCTCGGCGTCGGGGCGCACGCTGTCGGCGGCGGGTCGGTCTCCGCGCTCGCCGTTCTCGTGGCCCTGTTCGTCGCCTTCCTGCCCGCGCACGCCCTCGCACGGCGGGAGCGGACGCTGGCCGTGATCCTCCCGGCCCTGGTGGCCTCGCAGGCGGCGCTCCACCTGCTGTTCTCGTTCGCGCACACCCTGGAACCGGTCACCGACGACTCCGCGATGAGCGGCGTCCATGTCCACTCCGGGCTGGTGCCCGGCCTGGGCATGCTGATCATGCACGGCTGGGCGGTCGCGCTGACCGCGGTCTGGCTGGCACGTGGCGAGGCCCTGCTCTGGGCCCTGCTGCGCCGGCTGGCGATCCGGCTGCGCATCGCGTTCGCCGCCTTCCCGGCCCCCGCGTACGGCGCGGTCGTCGTCCCGGTGATCGAGCACCGGGTGGTCGCGCGGTCGGTCCTGCTCGGCCATTCGGTGGGCCGGCGCGGCCCTCCTGGCACCGTTCGCACTGTTTCCGCCTGA
- a CDS encoding copper chaperone PCu(A)C has translation MFSRVMLVVLSLGAVTATAACGSEGTSSVSSAAPSAVAVAASPSSSAVALSITDPWVKTTKKGMTAAFGTLVNNSDSDVTVIAGSTPAAPMVELHEVVESKGKMVMRPKEGGFVVPAHGSHVLQPGGDHIMVMDVPSEIKPGSEVPFTLELQGGGTYTFTALGKDFAGAKENYQPGADMDGMG, from the coding sequence ATGTTCTCCCGTGTCATGCTCGTCGTTCTCAGCCTGGGCGCAGTGACGGCCACGGCGGCCTGCGGTTCCGAGGGGACGTCCTCCGTCTCATCGGCAGCGCCGTCGGCGGTGGCGGTGGCGGCCTCTCCGTCATCCTCCGCAGTCGCTCTCAGCATCACCGACCCGTGGGTCAAGACCACCAAGAAGGGGATGACCGCCGCCTTCGGCACGCTGGTCAACAACTCCGATTCGGACGTCACCGTCATCGCCGGCAGCACTCCCGCGGCACCCATGGTGGAGTTGCACGAGGTCGTGGAGTCCAAGGGGAAGATGGTGATGCGGCCGAAGGAGGGCGGTTTCGTGGTCCCCGCCCACGGCTCCCACGTCCTGCAGCCCGGCGGCGACCACATCATGGTCATGGACGTGCCCTCCGAGATCAAACCGGGGTCCGAAGTGCCGTTCACGCTGGAGCTGCAGGGGGGCGGCACCTACACCTTCACGGCTCTGGGCAAGGACTTCGCCGGAGCCAAGGAGAACTACCAGCCGGGCGCCGACATGGACGGCATGGGATGA
- a CDS encoding Dyp-type peroxidase: protein MSEPRIGTEDGSRPRLSRRALLSGGAVVAAAATSGAVVARAGADADDTRTAGRTTGSDVNSPQATAVEPFYGAHQAGVATAPQAHAAFVAFDLRAGSDRESVARLMRVLTDDARRITQGQPALADTEPHLAVLPARLTVTFGFGPGLFAATKTSDQRPESVAPLPAFRIDRLKERWTGGDLLVQICADDPLTVTHALRVLVKDARSFAKVRWTQRGFRRAAHSQQPHTTQRNVMGQLDGTVNPVAGTPDFDRAVWFAGEQEWLRGGTTLVLRRIRAEMETWDAADTGAKEFTIGRRLADGAPLTGAREHDEPDLARLTPAGLPVISEFAHIRRAHVADPGAHILRRVYNYDEGVSSDGTADTGLLFASYQADVARQFIPIQERLAEADLLNEWTTPIGSAVFAVPPGCEPKGWVGETLLA from the coding sequence ATGAGTGAGCCGCGCATTGGGACGGAGGACGGCTCCCGCCCGCGCCTGAGCCGCAGGGCGCTGCTGTCCGGCGGCGCCGTGGTGGCCGCCGCCGCGACGAGTGGGGCCGTCGTGGCACGGGCGGGCGCCGACGCCGACGACACGCGTACGGCGGGCCGTACCACCGGCTCGGACGTGAACTCGCCCCAGGCGACGGCGGTGGAGCCGTTCTACGGAGCCCACCAGGCCGGTGTCGCGACGGCTCCGCAGGCGCACGCCGCGTTCGTGGCGTTCGACCTGCGGGCGGGCTCGGACCGGGAGAGTGTGGCGCGGCTGATGCGCGTGCTCACCGACGATGCCCGGCGCATCACCCAGGGACAGCCCGCGCTCGCCGACACCGAGCCCCATCTGGCCGTGCTGCCCGCCCGGCTGACCGTCACCTTCGGCTTCGGACCGGGTCTGTTCGCGGCCACCAAGACGTCCGATCAGCGGCCGGAGTCCGTCGCTCCCCTCCCCGCCTTCCGCATCGACCGGCTGAAGGAGCGGTGGACGGGCGGCGACCTGCTCGTCCAGATCTGCGCGGACGACCCGCTCACCGTCACCCACGCGCTGCGGGTGCTCGTCAAGGACGCCCGGTCGTTCGCGAAGGTCCGCTGGACCCAGCGGGGCTTCCGGCGGGCCGCGCACTCCCAGCAGCCCCACACCACCCAGCGCAACGTGATGGGGCAGCTCGACGGGACCGTCAACCCCGTCGCCGGCACACCCGACTTCGACCGGGCGGTCTGGTTCGCCGGGGAGCAGGAGTGGCTGCGCGGCGGGACCACCCTGGTTCTGCGGCGCATCCGCGCGGAGATGGAGACCTGGGACGCCGCCGACACCGGCGCCAAGGAGTTCACGATCGGCCGGCGCCTGGCCGACGGCGCCCCGCTCACCGGCGCCCGCGAGCACGACGAACCGGACCTCGCGCGCCTCACCCCCGCCGGACTGCCGGTCATCTCCGAGTTCGCCCACATCCGCCGGGCGCATGTCGCCGACCCGGGCGCGCACATCCTCCGTCGTGTCTACAACTACGACGAGGGCGTCTCCTCCGACGGCACCGCCGACACCGGGCTGCTGTTCGCCTCCTACCAGGCCGACGTCGCCCGGCAGTTCATCCCGATCCAGGAGCGGCTGGCCGAGGCGGACCTGCTGAACGAGTGGACGACGCCGATCGGCTCCGCCGTCTTCGCCGTCCCTCCCGGCTGTGAGCCCAAGGGGTGGGTCGGCGAAACCCTGCTGGCCTGA
- a CDS encoding ABC transporter ATP-binding protein codes for MSVDGLRSALVVHRPAFTLDITLDVAPGEVVALLGPNGAGKTTALRALAGLTPLSGGHITLDGRPLHTLAPERRPIGMVFQDYLLFPHLSALDNVAFGPRCQGVAKAEARRAAAALLERVGLADRAAAKPRQLSGGQAQRVALARALAVRPRLMLLDEPLAALDAHTRLEIRSQLRRHLTDFDGATVLVTHDPLDAMVLADRLVVVEAGAVVQQGAPAEVARRPRTDYVARLVGLNLYRGLGDGAGAKVGELLLHTSEQLDGPAFVAFSPTAVALYRTRPDGSPRNLWRARIDGIERHGDNVRVHLDGPVSAFADITPAALADLDLSPGEQVWASVKATETHAYPA; via the coding sequence GTGAGCGTTGACGGTCTGCGATCGGCCCTGGTCGTCCACCGGCCCGCTTTCACCCTGGACATCACGCTCGACGTCGCACCGGGCGAGGTCGTCGCGCTGCTCGGGCCGAACGGCGCGGGCAAGACCACCGCGCTGCGCGCCCTGGCCGGGCTGACCCCCCTGTCCGGCGGGCACATCACCCTGGACGGCCGGCCGCTGCACACCCTGGCCCCCGAGCGCCGCCCGATCGGCATGGTCTTCCAGGACTACCTGCTCTTCCCGCACCTGTCCGCGCTCGACAACGTCGCCTTCGGGCCGCGCTGCCAGGGCGTCGCCAAGGCCGAGGCGCGCCGCGCCGCCGCCGCCCTGCTGGAGCGCGTCGGCCTGGCCGACCGGGCGGCGGCCAAGCCTCGTCAGCTGTCCGGCGGGCAGGCGCAGCGCGTCGCCCTCGCCCGGGCCCTGGCCGTACGACCGAGGCTGATGCTGCTGGACGAGCCGCTGGCCGCGCTGGACGCGCACACCCGGCTGGAGATCCGCTCCCAGCTGCGCCGCCATCTGACCGACTTCGACGGCGCCACCGTACTCGTCACCCACGACCCGCTCGACGCGATGGTGCTGGCCGACCGGCTGGTCGTCGTCGAGGCCGGCGCCGTCGTCCAGCAGGGCGCCCCCGCCGAGGTCGCCCGCCGCCCGCGCACCGACTACGTCGCCCGCCTCGTCGGGCTCAACCTCTACCGCGGGCTCGGTGACGGCGCCGGGGCGAAGGTCGGCGAACTGCTGCTGCACACCTCCGAACAGCTCGACGGGCCCGCCTTCGTGGCCTTCTCACCCACCGCCGTGGCCCTCTACCGCACCCGCCCCGACGGCAGCCCGCGCAACCTCTGGCGGGCCAGGATCGACGGCATCGAACGGCACGGCGACAACGTCCGCGTCCACCTCGACGGCCCGGTCAGCGCCTTCGCCGACATCACCCCCGCCGCCCTGGCCGACCTCGATCTGAGCCCGGGTGAGCAGGTCTGGGCCTCGGTCAAGGCCACCGAGACCCACGCCTACCCGGCCTGA